The genomic window TCGCAAGTATGTTTTTTATTAAAAATCTTGTTGTTTTTTGAATTTGAAAAGTAAAAAAGTGTCATAAAAATCATAAAAAAAGCCTGTACCTCGATGAGATACAGACCGCTGTAAAAAATTAATAATTTTATCGAAATTAATTTTTATTCTTCTTTGTTTCTTCTTGTTCTATAAATGAAATAAAAGTAGAAGGTGAAATTCCTGTAATGGATTTAAAAATAGTGGTGAATTTACTGTGCGATGAAAAACCGCACTCTTCAGCCAAAGCTCCCACTTTGTATTTTCTGTATTTTTCGGATGTATTTAGCTTATGGATGATGTAGTTGATTCTTAATTTATTGATATAACTCTTAAAGTCTGTTCCTTTATGTTTTTTCACGACATAAGAAATATATCGGATATTGGTATTAAATTCTGTGGCCAGATAGGAAAGGGATATAAAACTGTTGTTATATTTTTCATCTTTTTCAAACTGCTCGAGCTCCGAAAGGATTTTAGCCTCTGTTTCTTTATTGATGGCTATGTCATTCTGTTTGTTTTCTGCTTCTATTTCTTCGTAGATATTTTCCTCTTCATTTTCATTTTCCTCCATTTCTGAGGTTACTACTTTAGATTCCAACACGTATTCTTCCTTTTCTTTATAATGATCGATAATACTTTTGAATTTCTGATATTCGGCTTTGTGTTTCTTTCTATTAATGATGAAAAGAATAGCGAGACTCAAAATCAGCAGGGAAGCGACACCGATTATAATATTCTTTGTACTGTTCCAGCCTATATATTGCTCTTTTTCTTTTTCTATTTTATCGTAATCATTATCAACAGTTTTCTTGTACTTATCTTCTGTTTTCTTGAATACTTCTACGAATTTTTTTCTGTATATGCTGGCTTTTTCATATTGCTTTGTCTGCTCATAATATTTTGCCAGGCCATCGTACACTGTTCTTTTAGCAGCCGGATGATCGGCAGTTTCGGCATATTGCAATCCTTTTAGAAGATACTTTTCAGCCTCTTTATATTGCTTTTGATTGGTTTTTGATATTCCCAACCCAATATAGCTCAATGCTGTACCGACAAATGTTTCAGGTAAAATTTCTATAGCTTTTAGATTATAGCTATCAGAATTTTTATAATCATGCAGCTCAAGATAATTTTGTCCTAAAAGTTGATATGTTCTTCCCAGATTAATTTTATCAGCAGGTATTTTTGAAAGGCATTCAAGTGACTGATTCAGATAATGTATTGCGTTTTTGTGGTTTTTCTGTTCCATTTCATAATATCCTAATTCCTGGTAAAAAAGGGATTTTACTTGCGCTTTTTTCTGTTCATTATTAATTTTATCAGCCAGCTTTAATCCTTCGTCCGCATATGTTTTAGATTTATTATTAAGTCCAATAATTCGATATTCAGAAGCTAGAAGACCACGGATTTTTGATTTTAATTCATCATTTTCAGATTTGTCGAGAATATCTTTTGCTTTTTCCGCAAACTTTATACTTTCTTCATTTTTATTTTGTTGCAGGTAGATGTTAGCGCTTAACATGAAAGCTCTTCCCTTATGTTCAGGAGTAGTAGCCGCTGCATACATCGAATCGGCAATCTTTAATGCACGAGGGGTATCTTTTGCCGCAACTTCTGTTAAAGTTTTCATATACAACTGTTCAAAAGGATCATTGCTTTTTTGGGCCCATCCCATCGTAGAATACAGGAAAATAAGAAAAAGTAAATTTTTAGTCATAATTCAAATTAATGGTGAAAATTTTCTATCAAAATATGTTTTTAACGAATTTAACGAAAATAAATTAAAAAAAAGTTGTTATGTTTAAATTTTCCGTTAAATATGGTATGTGTTGAAAATGAGATTTTTAATTGTCTGAATGATTCTTTTCTGGATGATTTATCTAATGAATTTGTGATGATTTTATCTAAAATTAAAGAAAACTCTCCTGACAAACAGTTGTCATCATTTCATTTTATCTTTATCCCGACAAAAATTGTTTTTTTTATGGATCAGAATAGTTTAGATAAAATCATACAGCGTTCCCTTGAAATCAGAGAAAAATATCATCAACTGGAAATTCGGCAGAATGGTAAAGAATGGACACTGGAACAGGACGTATTAGCTTTTTTAACCGATGCCGGATTGGTGGGAAGAGACGTTATGTCGCATGAAAAAACATGGACAAAACCCAATTCCGCAGAAGAACTGGAACATAAATTAGCCGAAAATATCTGGTGGTTGATTATCTTAGCAGACCGAACAGGAATTGATATTAAAGAAGCGTTAGAAAAATTTTTAATCAAAACCGAAAATATACTGAAATGAGTTATTGTTTAGCCATAGAAAGAATGCAGCCTGAAAGCAGGAGGGAACTTCACAAAAAATACCATGACAATCATTATGGTTTTCCGATTCATGATGATAACGAATTGTTCGGAAGATTAATAATGGAGATCAATCAGGCGGGTCTGAGCTGGGAAACGATTCTGAAAAAGGAAGAAAGTTTCAGACTGGCTTACGATAATTTTGATATTCAAAAAGTGGCGGTTTACACGGAACAGGATCGTGAAAGATTATTAAGTGATCCGGGAATTATTCGGAATAAATTAAAGGTAAACGCAGCCATCGAAAATGCCAAAACCATTATCGATTTGCAAAAAGAATTCGGATCCTTCGAAAAATGGCTGGAACATCATCACCCGAAAACATTACCGGAATGGATGAAATTATTCAAAAAAACTTTCAAGTTTACAGGTGGAGAAATTGTGAATGAATTTTTAATGAGCATCGGTTATCTGAAAGGTTCTCACGATGAAAGTTGTTCGGTCTATCACGAAGTGTTGAAGCATGAACCGATGTGGAAGAAAGGATAATTTTTTTGATTCTCAAAAATATCACATTATTAATAGTAAAAGCTTATTTTACAGTTGTTTGTAGCGGTGTTATACTGAGGTTCTCGAAGCATATTAAAATCAATCTCAAACAGATGCTTCGACTGCTTCGCGCTCAGCATGACACTGGCAAATTATTCTGTGAAAGTAGCAGTTAGTATTAGCGATGTCATGCTGAGCGCGAAGCAGTCGAAGCATCTAAAATATGTTAGTTTACTTAATCGCTTTTAAGAACCATTTAAAACAACACCAATCCTTTTTTCAGCCTCTTCTTTTGAAATTCCGCTATAAAAATCCTTTACAAAAGGATGTTCGCAACTCTCATGAGGATAAATGAAAGGTCTTCCTATTTTATTATCAATAAATACATCTGTTGGAATGGCTTCGTCAAATTCATAATCCGGAATGTAATTTGACAACCAACCGAAACATCCACCTTCAAAATTTTTATCATCGTAGTTCTCGATGTAATTATTAAAGCTTTTTTCACTTAATGAAACCCAAACGCCATATTCAAGATCCTGACAACTATCATCAACTTCCTGTACAAGAACCACTCTGATAAAATAGTTTGTGTGATCGGGATAATTAATAATACATGTATCAGATGTTAGTTCTGAATGCTCTAATTCTTCTTCAGTTAAATGAAAATAAGGAGATGGTGCTGAAAAAGCTATTGCGGGCCAGTCTTCTTTTTCTTCGCCGCAGCATTGGCAGATATATTTCATCATGTAAGATATTTAAACCCAAAAATACTCAAATTTCCTTACCCCACAGTCTTCGTATCCTCCTCCTTCAAAATCTTTTTCTCCTTCATGGACAGCATCATTCTTTCGCATTTGTATTTTTCCCATTCAAAACGGTTGAGAAAATCCAGGGCGGCTTGGAAACCTTTGTT from Chryseobacterium wanjuense includes these protein-coding regions:
- a CDS encoding DNA-3-methyladenine glycosylase I, producing MSYCLAIERMQPESRRELHKKYHDNHYGFPIHDDNELFGRLIMEINQAGLSWETILKKEESFRLAYDNFDIQKVAVYTEQDRERLLSDPGIIRNKLKVNAAIENAKTIIDLQKEFGSFEKWLEHHHPKTLPEWMKLFKKTFKFTGGEIVNEFLMSIGYLKGSHDESCSVYHEVLKHEPMWKKG
- a CDS encoding nucleoside triphosphate pyrophosphohydrolase family protein, producing the protein MVCVENEIFNCLNDSFLDDLSNEFVMILSKIKENSPDKQLSSFHFIFIPTKIVFFMDQNSLDKIIQRSLEIREKYHQLEIRQNGKEWTLEQDVLAFLTDAGLVGRDVMSHEKTWTKPNSAEELEHKLAENIWWLIILADRTGIDIKEALEKFLIKTENILK
- a CDS encoding AraC family transcriptional regulator, producing MTKNLLFLIFLYSTMGWAQKSNDPFEQLYMKTLTEVAAKDTPRALKIADSMYAAATTPEHKGRAFMLSANIYLQQNKNEESIKFAEKAKDILDKSENDELKSKIRGLLASEYRIIGLNNKSKTYADEGLKLADKINNEQKKAQVKSLFYQELGYYEMEQKNHKNAIHYLNQSLECLSKIPADKINLGRTYQLLGQNYLELHDYKNSDSYNLKAIEILPETFVGTALSYIGLGISKTNQKQYKEAEKYLLKGLQYAETADHPAAKRTVYDGLAKYYEQTKQYEKASIYRKKFVEVFKKTEDKYKKTVDNDYDKIEKEKEQYIGWNSTKNIIIGVASLLILSLAILFIINRKKHKAEYQKFKSIIDHYKEKEEYVLESKVVTSEMEENENEEENIYEEIEAENKQNDIAINKETEAKILSELEQFEKDEKYNNSFISLSYLATEFNTNIRYISYVVKKHKGTDFKSYINKLRINYIIHKLNTSEKYRKYKVGALAEECGFSSHSKFTTIFKSITGISPSTFISFIEQEETKKNKN
- a CDS encoding DUF2199 domain-containing protein, whose product is MMKYICQCCGEEKEDWPAIAFSAPSPYFHLTEEELEHSELTSDTCIINYPDHTNYFIRVVLVQEVDDSCQDLEYGVWVSLSEKSFNNYIENYDDKNFEGGCFGWLSNYIPDYEFDEAIPTDVFIDNKIGRPFIYPHESCEHPFVKDFYSGISKEEAEKRIGVVLNGS